A window from Photobacterium leiognathi encodes these proteins:
- a CDS encoding LysR family transcriptional regulator: protein MDWTLDQLNAFVISVQQGSFSAAARRLGKAQSRISTAISNLEADLGFELFDRSARLPVLTPEGQQMYEEAKVVLAQCDRLQSRALTLTKGEEVTLTIAMDEASPLTAFEEFFQHVSETFPLLKLTIINGSKDDIATRVDEQLADIGILFFSKMLPSSLEFTPICEFNSSLIVGKNHPLAQTAAPTVQQLSQHRQFLICDRSGHHHSEALSANYWHIDSYYSITSFVMRNMGWAFVPDHVFTNEFFSEDVVKLSMENIPASQWIEMGVVKRRDRGTGPVLQWIQNELKSMFAQ from the coding sequence ATGGATTGGACATTAGATCAACTCAATGCCTTTGTTATTTCAGTACAACAAGGGTCTTTTTCGGCGGCAGCTCGTCGGTTAGGTAAAGCACAGTCACGGATCAGCACTGCAATTAGTAACCTAGAGGCAGATTTAGGGTTTGAATTATTCGATCGTAGTGCAAGATTACCGGTTCTGACTCCTGAAGGTCAGCAAATGTATGAAGAGGCAAAAGTCGTATTAGCCCAATGCGATCGCTTGCAATCACGCGCATTAACCTTAACCAAAGGTGAAGAAGTGACCCTGACAATAGCGATGGATGAAGCGTCACCGCTCACAGCATTTGAAGAGTTCTTTCAGCATGTATCCGAGACATTTCCCCTATTAAAGTTAACCATTATTAATGGCTCGAAAGATGATATTGCAACTCGTGTAGATGAACAGTTGGCTGATATTGGTATTTTGTTTTTCAGTAAAATGTTACCTAGCAGTTTAGAATTTACGCCTATTTGTGAATTTAACTCATCGTTAATTGTGGGAAAAAACCATCCTTTGGCGCAAACAGCAGCACCTACTGTGCAGCAATTAAGTCAACATCGACAATTTTTGATCTGTGATCGTAGCGGTCATCATCACAGTGAAGCGTTATCAGCGAATTATTGGCATATTGACAGTTACTATTCCATTACCTCCTTTGTGATGCGCAATATGGGGTGGGCATTTGTTCCCGATCATGTATTTACTAATGAATTCTTTTCAGAAGATGTGGTAAAGCTGTCAATGGAGAATATCCCGGCTTCACAATGGATTGAAATGGGGGTTGTGAAGCGTCGTGATCGCGGCACAGGCCCTGTTTTACAATGGATCCAAAATGAACTGAAATCCATGTTTGCTCAGTAG
- a CDS encoding HAD-IA family hydrolase — translation MDFDGTLAASFDLFIEAMRAAHIKYSFRNVEDDEIETFRHYSVWQILKFLGLPMYQVPTVTRYIRRYMAAKVKALPLASNWQETLQTLALDYELVILSSNSNQNIQTFLDQHELMCFSKIVSDVGLFGKVKAIRKLIKDNCWLNKDVFYIGDEIRDIKAAKKAKISSIAVTWGYNAEQALIPHQPDHVISNSNTLIEILQCAELKNEKQE, via the coding sequence ATAGATTTTGATGGAACATTAGCTGCCAGTTTTGATCTTTTTATCGAAGCCATGCGTGCTGCTCACATCAAATATAGTTTTCGTAACGTTGAAGATGATGAAATTGAAACCTTTCGCCACTATAGCGTATGGCAAATTCTCAAGTTTCTTGGCTTACCGATGTATCAAGTGCCTACGGTAACTCGGTATATTCGTCGCTATATGGCAGCAAAGGTCAAAGCCTTACCATTAGCGTCTAACTGGCAAGAGACACTCCAAACACTTGCACTTGACTACGAACTGGTTATTTTGAGCTCTAATTCAAACCAGAATATCCAAACGTTTTTAGACCAGCATGAGCTAATGTGCTTTAGCAAAATCGTCTCGGATGTTGGTCTATTTGGCAAAGTTAAAGCCATTCGCAAACTCATCAAAGACAACTGTTGGCTAAACAAAGACGTGTTCTATATTGGTGATGAAATCCGAGATATCAAAGCAGCGAAAAAAGCGAAGATCAGCAGTATTGCAGTAACTTGGGGGTATAACGCAGAACAAGCATTAATACCCCACCAACCCGATCACGTTATCTCAAACAGCAATACGCTGATTGAAATACTTCAATGCGCCGAACTCAAAAACGAAAAACAAGAATGA
- a CDS encoding SemiSWEET transporter: MSLLESLGKKLEPIMLFMGLVSPIATMPQLYKLFISHPNHAHGLSLTTWSMYALISLLWFIYGLYHKNPTIWVGNFLGFLAYFAMMVGIVIKAGITF, from the coding sequence ATGTCGTTGTTGGAAAGTTTAGGGAAAAAACTAGAGCCTATCATGCTGTTTATGGGGTTAGTTAGCCCAATAGCTACTATGCCTCAATTGTATAAACTTTTTATCTCCCATCCCAATCATGCTCATGGTTTATCGTTAACCACTTGGTCTATGTATGCACTGATTTCACTATTGTGGTTTATTTATGGGCTCTATCATAAAAACCCAACAATTTGGGTAGGTAACTTTTTAGGCTTCTTAGCCTATTTTGCCATGATGGTAGGAATTGTGATTAAGGCGGGTATTACGTTTTAA
- a CDS encoding copper resistance protein NlpE has translation MKKTLLVTALLGLVLVGCDQTADKTSTTTTAADGQPTEIAQVHDNAKNSLDWMGEYTGIEPCADCSGIETSLTLKDDGTFILDQTYQGKETKPLTTEGKFNWNDQGDTITLNLGGGQTAQYFVGEQRVFHLDKDGQRIQGDLADAYTLKKQEHK, from the coding sequence ATGAAAAAAACGCTTTTAGTTACAGCTCTTCTTGGTTTAGTACTTGTCGGTTGTGATCAAACTGCTGATAAAACGTCGACGACAACAACTGCTGCGGATGGACAGCCAACCGAGATAGCTCAAGTTCATGATAATGCGAAAAACTCGCTAGATTGGATGGGTGAGTACACAGGTATTGAACCGTGTGCTGATTGTTCTGGTATTGAAACAAGCTTAACGCTAAAAGACGACGGAACTTTCATTTTGGATCAAACTTACCAAGGTAAAGAAACTAAGCCGTTAACAACAGAAGGTAAGTTTAATTGGAATGACCAAGGCGATACGATCACGCTTAATCTTGGTGGTGGTCAAACAGCACAGTATTTTGTAGGCGAACAACGCGTCTTCCATCTAGATAAAGATGGACAACGAATTCAAGGTGATTTAGCAGATGCTTACACCCTGAAGAAGCAAGAGCATAAATAA
- a CDS encoding alkaline phosphatase D family protein, producing the protein MMKETSASALPLIIAGPILRKATASQLVLWFVTTERLDATFYLYQQDESEPCYQAVIADEHQIQIGEKAWVVLAQFVGQFPVNTPLSYQLVTQHGSLTKLIPSLTYQNESAISFVINTKADYVLHGSCRNPHYPSKDSLVTADSKVEGLEILDRPSLLMMSGDQIYADHVAGPTLDAIEQVVQLLGLPKETFEQACIADTDALYSHPHHFYGREKILPTYIDQTWLGKLIPNRVVPIFSSRECENHLISFSEYFAMYLLVWSPTLWQYVDRERFAKQHFICGGEQVALKWRQQWEKESMIMDDFIQGLPQVQRLFAHIPTYMIFDDHDITDDYQLNRRWEKAAFDNLFSRRIIGNALMSYWLCQAWGNAPEKFEPTFIDDARRYFAMPCNETQDSFIARLNQFEQWHYTIPTTPKMVVLDTRTRRWRSESNDNRPSGLMDWEAMTEFQQELLNEPAVIIVSAAPMFGVKFIETLQRMMTWIGQPLLVDAENWMAHPGSANTLLSIFTHTKTPTNFIILSGDVHYSFAYDITLRNHKGKFHIYQITCSGFKNEFPNRLLRFCDAMDRALYSPHSPLNWFTKRKKLLIEKRDPNVAGSHRLVNRSAIGELYLTDDGAPKKIDILTADGELINFPPRK; encoded by the coding sequence ATGATGAAAGAAACGTCAGCATCCGCCTTGCCGCTAATTATTGCAGGGCCAATTTTGCGTAAAGCAACTGCCTCACAGTTGGTATTGTGGTTTGTTACCACCGAGCGTTTAGATGCAACGTTTTATTTATATCAACAAGATGAGAGTGAACCTTGCTATCAAGCCGTGATTGCAGATGAGCATCAAATTCAAATTGGTGAGAAAGCATGGGTGGTATTGGCGCAGTTTGTAGGACAATTTCCTGTTAATACGCCTTTGTCTTATCAGTTGGTGACACAGCATGGCTCGCTGACAAAACTGATCCCATCATTAACTTATCAAAATGAATCTGCTATTAGTTTTGTTATTAATACTAAAGCGGATTATGTGTTACATGGCTCATGTCGAAATCCGCATTACCCGAGTAAAGACAGCCTTGTTACTGCTGATAGCAAGGTTGAAGGGCTTGAGATTTTAGATCGTCCGAGCTTATTAATGATGAGTGGCGATCAAATCTATGCTGATCATGTGGCAGGGCCAACACTGGATGCTATTGAGCAAGTTGTTCAGTTACTAGGATTGCCTAAAGAGACATTTGAGCAAGCTTGTATTGCTGATACTGATGCGCTTTATAGCCATCCTCATCATTTTTATGGTCGAGAGAAAATACTACCGACTTATATTGATCAAACATGGTTAGGTAAATTAATACCCAATCGTGTTGTGCCTATATTTAGTTCACGAGAGTGTGAAAATCACCTGATCAGTTTTAGCGAATATTTTGCTATGTACTTATTGGTGTGGTCGCCAACACTATGGCAATACGTTGATCGTGAACGTTTTGCTAAACAGCATTTTATCTGTGGTGGTGAACAAGTAGCCTTGAAATGGCGTCAACAGTGGGAAAAAGAAAGCATGATCATGGATGATTTCATCCAAGGTTTGCCACAAGTTCAACGCTTATTTGCTCATATTCCTACTTATATGATTTTTGATGATCACGATATTACGGATGATTATCAATTAAACCGACGTTGGGAGAAGGCCGCATTTGATAACTTGTTCTCTCGCCGTATTATCGGTAACGCTTTAATGAGTTATTGGTTATGTCAGGCGTGGGGAAATGCTCCTGAAAAGTTTGAACCAACTTTCATAGATGATGCGAGACGGTATTTTGCTATGCCGTGCAATGAAACCCAAGACAGCTTTATTGCTCGTCTTAATCAGTTTGAACAGTGGCATTATACTATTCCGACAACACCTAAAATGGTGGTATTAGATACCCGTACACGTCGTTGGCGTTCTGAATCGAATGATAACCGTCCATCAGGTTTAATGGATTGGGAAGCCATGACAGAGTTCCAGCAAGAGCTATTAAATGAACCTGCGGTGATCATTGTCTCTGCTGCGCCTATGTTCGGTGTCAAGTTCATTGAAACCTTGCAACGCATGATGACATGGATAGGACAACCTTTATTGGTTGATGCTGAAAACTGGATGGCACATCCGGGCTCTGCTAATACTTTGCTCAGCATTTTTACCCATACCAAAACACCGACGAACTTTATTATTTTATCGGGTGATGTGCATTACTCGTTTGCGTACGACATTACTTTGCGTAATCACAAAGGTAAGTTCCATATTTACCAGATCACTTGTAGTGGCTTTAAGAATGAATTTCCGAATCGCTTACTGCGTTTTTGTGATGCGATGGATAGAGCGTTATACAGTCCACATTCCCCGTTGAACTGGTTCACTAAGCGTAAAAAGTTACTTATCGAAAAGCGCGATCCAAATGTTGCTGGTAGTCACCGTTTGGTTAACCGTAGCGCTATTGGAGAGCTGTATTTAACGGACGATGGCGCACCTAAAAAGATAGATATTTTAACTGCTGATGGTGAGTTGATTAATTTTCCACCACGAAAGTGA
- a CDS encoding ABC transporter substrate-binding protein, with protein sequence MKIKHWGASLFLLLLSQQSMAEGTIEVLHWWTSKGESNAVGVLKKRMETNGHYWKNFAIAGGGGQSAMTVLKMRAISGNPPTAAQLKGQDIQEWGRLGFLTSLDAIAEQEQWDSVLLPEVEAIVNDLQLVKYDGHYVAAPVTLHRVNWLWINPHIFKLASAKVPTTLAEFFVAADKIKAAGFVPLAHGGEAWQDATLFEAVALSVLGAQGYMKAFVELDLTALSDAKMVEVFRQFKRMKQYVDPDSTGRRWNQATEMLIHDQAAMQIMGDWAKGEFASENKVAGKDYLCVPVPGTQGMFSYNLDTITFFKLKGNEQDKIAQQDLARTLLTPSFQRDFSLYKGSIPVRQDVPLTDYDACSLASMQAFKIAAKNSALVPSFSHNLATSSDVQSAIIDVVSHFFDDPTADPKAAAMRLSRAVKSAM encoded by the coding sequence ATGAAGATTAAACACTGGGGCGCAAGTTTATTCTTACTGTTGTTAAGTCAGCAGAGTATGGCTGAAGGTACGATTGAGGTACTGCATTGGTGGACATCTAAAGGTGAATCCAATGCAGTCGGCGTGCTTAAAAAACGCATGGAAACCAATGGACATTATTGGAAAAACTTTGCGATTGCTGGTGGTGGTGGTCAAAGTGCCATGACGGTATTAAAAATGCGTGCTATTTCAGGTAATCCACCGACGGCGGCGCAGTTAAAAGGGCAAGACATTCAAGAGTGGGGACGATTAGGCTTTCTTACCTCATTAGATGCGATTGCAGAGCAAGAACAATGGGATAGTGTGTTGTTACCTGAAGTTGAAGCGATCGTGAATGATTTACAACTGGTGAAATATGACGGTCACTATGTTGCAGCGCCAGTGACGTTGCACCGTGTAAACTGGCTTTGGATCAATCCACATATCTTTAAATTAGCTAGTGCCAAAGTGCCAACCACGCTCGCGGAATTTTTCGTTGCTGCGGATAAAATAAAAGCAGCAGGGTTTGTACCATTAGCTCATGGTGGTGAAGCATGGCAAGACGCAACCTTATTTGAAGCGGTAGCGTTAAGTGTATTGGGTGCGCAAGGTTACATGAAAGCCTTTGTCGAATTGGATTTAACAGCACTTAGTGATGCTAAAATGGTAGAGGTTTTTCGCCAATTCAAACGCATGAAACAATACGTTGATCCTGATTCAACGGGGCGTCGCTGGAACCAAGCAACAGAAATGTTGATCCACGATCAAGCGGCGATGCAAATCATGGGAGATTGGGCAAAAGGCGAATTTGCTAGCGAGAATAAAGTCGCTGGGAAAGACTATTTATGTGTTCCTGTGCCGGGAACGCAGGGTATGTTTTCTTATAATCTCGACACTATCACTTTCTTTAAACTAAAAGGAAATGAGCAAGATAAAATCGCCCAGCAAGATTTAGCAAGAACCTTACTAACACCGTCGTTCCAACGTGATTTTAGTTTATACAAAGGTTCTATCCCGGTACGGCAGGATGTGCCGTTAACCGATTACGATGCTTGTTCGTTAGCATCAATGCAAGCATTTAAGATTGCAGCAAAAAATAGTGCGCTTGTCCCTAGCTTTTCTCATAATTTAGCGACATCTAGTGACGTACAAAGTGCCATTATTGATGTAGTCAGCCACTTCTTTGATGATCCTACTGCCGATCCGAAAGCCGCAGCAATGCGTTTATCTCGTGCGGTTAAATCAGCAATGTGA
- a CDS encoding adenylosuccinate synthase, whose translation MSSIVVVGANWGDEGKGRIVDYLAGQASASIRFQGGNNAGHTVVNEFGTFKLHQLPSGVFNPDCIAVLGPGMVISPEKLSLEIEEVATSGVEVKLCISDRATLCLPLHALEDTLEEQRLGDGAYGSTRQGIAPAYGDRVMKKGILVGWLKQPEVLRERIQFMMDWKLPQMKALYPSFEFTQTAEEMTEWLLEVSAPWRDSITNVTEPLKALQKEDKTLLFEAQLGAGRDLVYGEYPWTTSSNVTAAYAGIGSGLPALHPERVIAVAKSFSSSVGTGTLITAMEDQDQFREDAKEFGATTGRPRDMGYFDAVATRNGVELQAATEIALTKIDCLTGMKDLKICVAYNGEHTENPIWPQTASLAPVYEQMKGWEEDITGCRQFEELPAGAQEYILRIEELMGVPVKMVSVGPERDQMILR comes from the coding sequence ATGTCGTCTATTGTTGTTGTTGGTGCTAACTGGGGTGATGAAGGTAAAGGCCGTATTGTTGATTATTTAGCAGGTCAAGCTTCAGCAAGCATTCGTTTCCAAGGTGGTAACAATGCGGGTCACACCGTAGTAAACGAGTTTGGTACATTCAAACTTCACCAATTACCAAGCGGCGTATTCAACCCAGATTGTATCGCAGTGTTAGGCCCTGGCATGGTGATCAGCCCTGAAAAACTGTCGTTAGAAATCGAAGAAGTAGCAACATCTGGCGTTGAAGTAAAACTTTGTATCTCAGATCGCGCAACATTATGTCTACCACTTCACGCACTTGAAGACACGTTAGAAGAGCAACGTCTAGGTGACGGTGCATACGGTTCAACTCGCCAAGGTATTGCCCCTGCATACGGCGATCGTGTAATGAAGAAAGGCATTCTTGTTGGTTGGTTAAAGCAACCTGAAGTGTTACGTGAGCGTATCCAATTCATGATGGATTGGAAACTGCCTCAAATGAAAGCGTTATATCCATCATTTGAGTTCACTCAAACAGCAGAAGAAATGACTGAGTGGCTACTAGAAGTATCTGCACCTTGGCGTGACAGCATTACTAACGTCACTGAACCACTAAAAGCGCTACAAAAAGAAGACAAAACATTATTGTTTGAAGCACAGCTTGGTGCTGGTCGTGATTTAGTATACGGCGAATACCCTTGGACAACGTCTTCAAACGTAACAGCAGCTTACGCAGGTATTGGTAGTGGTTTACCAGCACTTCACCCTGAGCGTGTTATTGCTGTTGCTAAATCTTTCAGCTCATCTGTAGGTACAGGTACATTGATCACAGCAATGGAAGATCAAGACCAATTCCGTGAAGATGCTAAAGAGTTCGGTGCAACAACAGGTCGTCCACGTGATATGGGCTACTTTGATGCAGTAGCAACACGTAACGGTGTTGAACTACAAGCGGCAACTGAAATTGCCCTAACTAAAATTGACTGCCTAACAGGGATGAAAGATCTTAAGATCTGTGTTGCTTACAATGGTGAGCACACTGAAAATCCAATCTGGCCTCAGACTGCATCATTAGCACCTGTTTATGAGCAAATGAAAGGTTGGGAAGAAGATATTACTGGCTGCCGTCAATTTGAAGAGTTACCAGCAGGTGCACAAGAATATATTCTTCGCATTGAAGAGTTGATGGGCGTGCCTGTGAAAATGGTCTCTGTAGGTCCAGAACGTGATCAAATGATCTTACGCTAA
- a CDS encoding alpha/beta hydrolase → MEYLSCVEVEPNVTATATVIWLHGLGSNGHDFEAILPELKLAQDSPIRFIFPHSPSIPVTINGGMEMPAWYDIISLDVSRKLNDEQLMQSAQRVIDLVEREISRGIPSERIVLAGFSQGGAVVYHAALCFSKPLAGLLALSTYFPTAHIIQYSEANRQIPIEIMHGSYDPVVLPLLGEMARDDLIKAGYQPNWRVYPMEHQVCMPQINDIAVWLKQILA, encoded by the coding sequence GTGGAATATTTATCTTGTGTTGAAGTCGAGCCAAATGTAACAGCGACAGCCACTGTTATTTGGCTGCATGGGTTAGGTTCTAATGGGCATGATTTTGAAGCGATTTTACCAGAATTAAAATTAGCACAAGATTCTCCGATCCGATTTATCTTTCCACATTCACCATCAATACCCGTCACTATTAATGGTGGTATGGAGATGCCAGCATGGTACGACATTATCTCTTTGGATGTTTCTCGTAAGCTAAATGATGAACAATTAATGCAATCAGCACAGCGTGTGATTGATTTAGTTGAGCGTGAAATTAGCCGAGGTATTCCATCGGAACGCATTGTGCTGGCTGGTTTTTCTCAAGGTGGCGCTGTGGTTTACCATGCAGCGTTATGTTTTTCTAAACCATTAGCAGGCTTATTGGCATTATCAACGTATTTCCCAACAGCGCATATTATTCAGTACAGTGAAGCCAATCGTCAGATCCCGATTGAGATCATGCATGGTAGTTATGATCCTGTTGTCCTGCCGCTATTAGGTGAAATGGCGAGAGATGATTTAATTAAAGCAGGTTACCAACCTAACTGGCGTGTTTATCCTATGGAGCACCAAGTATGCATGCCTCAAATTAATGATATTGCGGTTTGGTTAAAGCAAATATTGGCTTAA
- a CDS encoding MATE family efflux transporter, with protein MQSSSFILSSNNISKNFWRYTIPSVAAMLVNGLYQIVDGIFVGHYVGYQGLAAINMAWPITFVLSGLGLMIGIGSGTLISIARGEQSMTNAQRAFNTGLILTFIISCLSFAAFAFFGGYFLQLQGAQQDIKHLALDYVSTFGNAAFITVLASAMPMLIRNDDSPKIATALLVIGALTNIVLDYVFLGLMDWELKGAAIATLIAQGITCVGGLIYFCSQYSTLKLKISLPQFSWSESQKIMSLGSSALIMYLYGSFVVALHNYQFMVYGTELTVGAFAIVGYMMTMYYLVAEGIGEGLQPPVSYYYGAKKPQYIRQTLILAMKTTVIAGIAWFLLLTSFPSTLISLFNNSNSSLTLEATQGIRLHLFAMFLDGFIVLATMYFMSVNQASKALVISISNMLIQLPFLYFLPKFLGVAGVWLTMPISTMVLSVVVGAIVWKDINQRCSNHDDSDLVPAQLIEE; from the coding sequence ATGCAAAGCTCCTCGTTTATTCTTTCATCGAATAATATTTCGAAAAATTTTTGGCGTTACACCATCCCTTCCGTGGCCGCAATGTTGGTAAACGGGCTATATCAGATAGTAGATGGGATCTTTGTTGGTCACTATGTAGGCTATCAAGGACTGGCTGCCATCAATATGGCATGGCCTATCACATTTGTACTATCAGGATTAGGCTTGATGATCGGTATAGGCAGTGGCACGTTAATTTCCATTGCTCGTGGTGAGCAAAGCATGACTAACGCCCAACGTGCCTTTAATACGGGTTTGATCTTAACTTTTATTATTAGTTGCCTCTCATTCGCCGCATTTGCGTTTTTCGGCGGCTACTTTTTACAACTGCAAGGCGCGCAGCAAGACATTAAACACCTTGCTTTAGACTATGTATCAACCTTTGGTAATGCCGCATTTATTACAGTATTAGCTAGTGCGATGCCAATGTTGATCCGCAATGACGATAGCCCGAAAATTGCTACCGCTTTGTTGGTGATCGGTGCGCTCACTAACATTGTGCTAGATTACGTATTTCTAGGCCTTATGGATTGGGAGTTAAAAGGCGCTGCGATTGCGACCTTAATTGCCCAAGGAATAACTTGTGTAGGCGGTTTAATTTACTTCTGCTCTCAATATTCAACATTGAAGCTTAAGATCTCATTGCCTCAATTTTCATGGTCTGAAAGTCAGAAGATCATGTCATTAGGCTCATCAGCATTGATCATGTACCTCTATGGTAGCTTTGTAGTGGCACTGCATAACTACCAATTCATGGTTTATGGTACAGAGTTAACTGTCGGTGCTTTTGCCATTGTTGGTTATATGATGACAATGTACTACTTGGTTGCAGAAGGGATTGGTGAAGGCTTACAACCACCAGTGAGTTATTACTATGGCGCTAAAAAGCCCCAATATATTCGCCAAACCTTAATTTTAGCAATGAAAACCACTGTAATTGCAGGTATTGCATGGTTCTTGTTATTAACAAGTTTCCCATCAACACTGATTAGTTTGTTCAATAACAGCAATAGCTCACTGACACTTGAAGCCACTCAAGGTATTCGTTTACACCTGTTTGCTATGTTCTTAGATGGTTTTATTGTATTAGCGACCATGTATTTTATGTCGGTGAATCAAGCATCAAAAGCCTTGGTTATTTCAATCAGCAACATGCTTATCCAGTTACCGTTCTTGTATTTCCTACCAAAATTTCTTGGTGTTGCTGGGGTCTGGTTAACAATGCCAATCTCCACCATGGTATTAAGTGTGGTGGTAGGAGCGATAGTATGGAAAGACATTAATCAACGCTGTAGCAATCATGATGATTCAGACTTAGTACCAGCACAGTTAATCGAAGAGTAA
- a CDS encoding LysR family transcriptional regulator has translation MIDIHWLNTFVALAKYQHFGKTAAALHMTQPNVSLHLKQLEQTTRVKLIERNPFRLTQAGERLLQSAENTLMELQICQADLNAINELNRGTLTIAASDIISRLLLISPFQSFKKEYPGIDLSLFNTTSSQATELVKSAKADLGFVIAQKESQPLHFTELRQVKWCALGNGLSRWQSLSADPSQKLPTEPLAAEEPTLILLGHDTRTRELIDMALPLLKLKKYHVMEVGSVDAQIDWAEAGFGVAIVPSFSLHSKPHLKTQITPLPDFPTTSLGYIVRQNQVLSRAIKQLLRWVDEEIQRSQ, from the coding sequence ATGATTGATATCCACTGGCTCAATACGTTTGTCGCCTTGGCTAAATACCAACACTTTGGCAAAACGGCTGCTGCACTGCATATGACTCAGCCTAATGTGAGTCTTCACCTTAAACAGTTAGAACAAACAACGCGAGTAAAATTAATTGAGCGTAACCCTTTTCGCTTAACCCAAGCTGGCGAGCGTTTATTGCAAAGTGCCGAAAATACCTTGATGGAGCTCCAGATCTGCCAAGCAGATCTCAATGCCATCAATGAACTCAACCGTGGCACATTAACCATTGCAGCCAGTGATATTATTTCGCGTTTGTTACTAATCAGCCCTTTTCAATCGTTTAAGAAAGAATATCCGGGCATTGATTTGTCACTGTTTAATACCACCTCATCACAAGCAACAGAGTTAGTAAAAAGTGCCAAAGCAGATTTAGGTTTTGTGATCGCGCAGAAAGAAAGCCAGCCATTGCACTTTACGGAGTTACGCCAAGTAAAGTGGTGTGCGCTAGGTAATGGGCTTTCTCGTTGGCAGTCACTGTCAGCAGATCCTTCACAAAAATTACCCACAGAGCCATTAGCCGCTGAAGAGCCTACCCTGATTTTATTAGGTCACGATACCCGTACACGTGAGCTTATTGATATGGCGTTACCGCTACTGAAATTAAAGAAATATCATGTGATGGAAGTAGGCAGTGTGGATGCACAAATTGATTGGGCAGAAGCTGGATTTGGTGTTGCGATTGTACCGAGCTTTTCTTTACATTCTAAACCACATTTGAAAACACAAATCACTCCTCTACCTGATTTTCCGACCACCAGTTTGGGTTACATTGTGCGGCAAAACCAAGTGCTATCACGAGCAATTAAACAGCTATTACGTTGGGTAGATGAAGAGATCCAGCGATCGCAATAA